One Malaclemys terrapin pileata isolate rMalTer1 chromosome 21, rMalTer1.hap1, whole genome shotgun sequence DNA window includes the following coding sequences:
- the MAG gene encoding myelin-associated glycoprotein isoform X1, protein MKAAGVLLTLGILFGGTLGGPWSAWMPQTIMAFEGTCVAIPCHFDYPDELRPSVVHGIWYFNSPYPRNYPPVVYKSRTSIVHESFQGRTHLLGDLQARNCTLQLSRLSPELAGKYFFRGDLGGYNQYTYSEHSNLEIIDKPTIVPPAAVVVGTEAEVRCVVPDNCPTMKPVVSWLNHEVLEGQAVFGQLEEESGTWSQVSLLKFQPSRENNGHELGCQVTYTNTTFLFEAFATLDVKYVPRILQVNSSLEITEGSHVVLLCVADSNPMALLAWFKEEAVLREEPSTNLTLELDNVTHAHDGIYVCVAENVYGRVNRSLALTVMYAPRKPSVNSSVVAVEGEPVTILCTTESNPEPIITIFKEKQIVATVVYESELLLEIPAVTHEDDGEYWCVAENQYGQRGSAFNLTVEFAPIILMESKCTAARDTVQCVCAVLANPEPVISFELPTRNVTVNETDQEFVYSQKTGYTVTSILTLRGEPDSQLFIVCSARNLYGTKNQQLQFHHSNNLMWAKVGPVGAVVAFAILIAAVCYVSQTRKKKNVNENSSFVQLEHPPVAYSGEYRPPGALDKSEYERRLASDKRLLNKPEGSLDLNVDYANIDFTKLPTKDSYTLTEELAEYAEIRVK, encoded by the exons ATGAAGGCTGCTGGGGTTCTGCTCACCTTGGGGATCCTATTTGGAG GCACCCTGGGTGGGCCGTGGAGTGCGTGGATGCCGCAGACCATTATGGCCTTCGAGGGCACGTGCGTGGCCATCCCGTGCCATTTCGACTACCCGGACGAGCTGCGCCCCTCGGTCGTGCACGGCATCTGGTACTTCAACAGCCCCTACCCCCGAAACTACCCGCCTGTGGTGTACAAGTCGCGCACCAGCATCGTTCACGAGAGCTTCCAGGGCCGCACCCACCTGCTGGGCGACCTCCAGGCCCGCAACTGCACCCTGCAACTCAGTCGGCTCAGCCCCGAGCTGGCGGGGAAGTACTTCTTCCGCGGGGACCTGGGCGGCTACAACCAGTACACGTACTCGGAGCACAGCAACCTGGAGATCATCG ACAAACCCACCATCGTGCCCCCGGCTGCAGTGGTGGTGGGGACAGAGGCGGAGGTGCGGTGCGTGGTGCCGGATAACTGCCCCACCATGAAGCCGGTGGTGAGCTGGTTGAACCACGAGGTGCTGGAGGGACAGGCTGTCTTCggccagctggaggaggagagcgGCACCTGGAGCCAGGTGTCCCTGCTCAAGTTCCAGCCCTCGCGGGAGAACAATGGGCACGAGCTGGGCTGCCAGGTTACCTACACCAACACCACCTTCCTTTTCGAGGCCTTCGCCACCTTGGACGTCAAGT aCGTGCCCCGGATCCTGCAGGTGAACTCGTCCCTGGAGATCACGGAGGGCTCGCACGTGGTGCTGCTGTGCGTGGCAGACAGCAACCCCATGGCCTTGCTGGCGTGGTTCAAGGAGGAGGCCGTGCTGCGGGAGGAGCCGTCCACCAACCTGACGCTGGAGCTGGACAACGTCACCCATGCGCACGACGGGATCTACGTCTGCGTGGCCGAGAACGTGTACGGGCGGGTGAACCGCTCCCTGGCCCTCACCGTCATGT ATGCCCCACGGAAGCCATCGGTGAACTCCTCGGTGGTGGCGGTGGAGGGGGAGCCGGTGACTATCCTGTGCACCACCGAGAGCAACCCCGAGCCCATCATCACCATCTTCAAGGAGAAGCAGATCGTGGCCACGGTGGTCTATGAGAGCGAGCTGCTGCTGGAGATCCCCGCCGTGACCCACGAGGACGACGGGGAGTACTGGTGTGTGGCGGAGAACCAGTACGGCCAGCGCGGCTCCGCCTTCAACCTCACCGTGGAGT TCGCTCCCATAATCCTCATGGAGTCGAAGTGCACGGCGGCTCGGGACACGGTGCAGTGCGTCTGTGCCGTGCTGGCCAATCCGGAGCCCGTGATCTCCTTCGAGCTGCCCACCCGGAACGTGACGGTCAACGAGACTGACCAGGAGTTCGTTTATTCCCAGAAGACGGGCTACACGGTCACCAGCATCCTGACGCTGCGCGGGGAGCCAGACTCACAGCTCTTCATTGTCTGCTCCGCCCGCAACCTCTATGGCACCAAGAACCAGCAGCTCCAGTTCCACCACTCCA ACAATCTGATGTGGGCGAAGGTGGGGCCGGTGGGCGCTGTGGTGGCCTTTGCGATTCTCATTGCCGCCGTGTGTTACGTGAGTCAGACGCGGAAAAA GAAAAACGTGAATGAAAACTCCAGTTTTGTGCAGCTGGAGCACCCGCCCGTGGCGTACAGCGGCGAGTACCGGCCCCCGGGGGCCCTGGACAAATCCGAG TACGAGCGGCGCCTGGCCTCCGACAAACGCCTCCTGAACAAGCCCGAGGGCTCCCTGGACCTGAACGTGGACTACGCCAACATCGACTTCACCAAACTGCCCACCAAGGACAGCTACACCCTGACGGAGGAGCTGGCGGAGTATGCAGAGATCCGCGTCAAGTGA
- the MAG gene encoding myelin-associated glycoprotein isoform X2, with product MKAAGVLLTLGILFGGTLGGPWSAWMPQTIMAFEGTCVAIPCHFDYPDELRPSVVHGIWYFNSPYPRNYPPVVYKSRTSIVHESFQGRTHLLGDLQARNCTLQLSRLSPELAGKYFFRGDLGGYNQYTYSEHSNLEIIDKPTIVPPAAVVVGTEAEVRCVVPDNCPTMKPVVSWLNHEVLEGQAVFGQLEEESGTWSQVSLLKFQPSRENNGHELGCQVTYTNTTFLFEAFATLDVKYVPRILQVNSSLEITEGSHVVLLCVADSNPMALLAWFKEEAVLREEPSTNLTLELDNVTHAHDGIYVCVAENVYGRVNRSLALTVMYAPRKPSVNSSVVAVEGEPVTILCTTESNPEPIITIFKEKQIVATVVYESELLLEIPAVTHEDDGEYWCVAENQYGQRGSAFNLTVEFAPIILMESKCTAARDTVQCVCAVLANPEPVISFELPTRNVTVNETDQEFVYSQKTGYTVTSILTLRGEPDSQLFIVCSARNLYGTKNQQLQFHHSNNLMWAKVGPVGAVVAFAILIAAVCYVSQTRKKKNVNENSSFVQLEHPPVAYSGEYRPPGALDKSESKEICSLESH from the exons ATGAAGGCTGCTGGGGTTCTGCTCACCTTGGGGATCCTATTTGGAG GCACCCTGGGTGGGCCGTGGAGTGCGTGGATGCCGCAGACCATTATGGCCTTCGAGGGCACGTGCGTGGCCATCCCGTGCCATTTCGACTACCCGGACGAGCTGCGCCCCTCGGTCGTGCACGGCATCTGGTACTTCAACAGCCCCTACCCCCGAAACTACCCGCCTGTGGTGTACAAGTCGCGCACCAGCATCGTTCACGAGAGCTTCCAGGGCCGCACCCACCTGCTGGGCGACCTCCAGGCCCGCAACTGCACCCTGCAACTCAGTCGGCTCAGCCCCGAGCTGGCGGGGAAGTACTTCTTCCGCGGGGACCTGGGCGGCTACAACCAGTACACGTACTCGGAGCACAGCAACCTGGAGATCATCG ACAAACCCACCATCGTGCCCCCGGCTGCAGTGGTGGTGGGGACAGAGGCGGAGGTGCGGTGCGTGGTGCCGGATAACTGCCCCACCATGAAGCCGGTGGTGAGCTGGTTGAACCACGAGGTGCTGGAGGGACAGGCTGTCTTCggccagctggaggaggagagcgGCACCTGGAGCCAGGTGTCCCTGCTCAAGTTCCAGCCCTCGCGGGAGAACAATGGGCACGAGCTGGGCTGCCAGGTTACCTACACCAACACCACCTTCCTTTTCGAGGCCTTCGCCACCTTGGACGTCAAGT aCGTGCCCCGGATCCTGCAGGTGAACTCGTCCCTGGAGATCACGGAGGGCTCGCACGTGGTGCTGCTGTGCGTGGCAGACAGCAACCCCATGGCCTTGCTGGCGTGGTTCAAGGAGGAGGCCGTGCTGCGGGAGGAGCCGTCCACCAACCTGACGCTGGAGCTGGACAACGTCACCCATGCGCACGACGGGATCTACGTCTGCGTGGCCGAGAACGTGTACGGGCGGGTGAACCGCTCCCTGGCCCTCACCGTCATGT ATGCCCCACGGAAGCCATCGGTGAACTCCTCGGTGGTGGCGGTGGAGGGGGAGCCGGTGACTATCCTGTGCACCACCGAGAGCAACCCCGAGCCCATCATCACCATCTTCAAGGAGAAGCAGATCGTGGCCACGGTGGTCTATGAGAGCGAGCTGCTGCTGGAGATCCCCGCCGTGACCCACGAGGACGACGGGGAGTACTGGTGTGTGGCGGAGAACCAGTACGGCCAGCGCGGCTCCGCCTTCAACCTCACCGTGGAGT TCGCTCCCATAATCCTCATGGAGTCGAAGTGCACGGCGGCTCGGGACACGGTGCAGTGCGTCTGTGCCGTGCTGGCCAATCCGGAGCCCGTGATCTCCTTCGAGCTGCCCACCCGGAACGTGACGGTCAACGAGACTGACCAGGAGTTCGTTTATTCCCAGAAGACGGGCTACACGGTCACCAGCATCCTGACGCTGCGCGGGGAGCCAGACTCACAGCTCTTCATTGTCTGCTCCGCCCGCAACCTCTATGGCACCAAGAACCAGCAGCTCCAGTTCCACCACTCCA ACAATCTGATGTGGGCGAAGGTGGGGCCGGTGGGCGCTGTGGTGGCCTTTGCGATTCTCATTGCCGCCGTGTGTTACGTGAGTCAGACGCGGAAAAA GAAAAACGTGAATGAAAACTCCAGTTTTGTGCAGCTGGAGCACCCGCCCGTGGCGTACAGCGGCGAGTACCGGCCCCCGGGGGCCCTGGACAAATCCGAG TCTAAGGAGATCTGCTCCCTGGAGAGCCACTGA